The following are from one region of the Vidua chalybeata isolate OUT-0048 chromosome 12, bVidCha1 merged haplotype, whole genome shotgun sequence genome:
- the LMOD3 gene encoding leiomodin-3: protein MNMSELGQNSDEDVCPEDIDEDEILANLSPEELKELQSEMEVMAPDPEIPTGMIQRDQTEKPPTGSFDHRSLVDYLYWQKASRRMLEDERVPVTLLPSERSAAEEMEGEAGSSGEVAGGRMPGTEGKERHYQNEHVSESRAQPGDTKKDRSDKERVVEEDEKEEAEEEEEDDEEEEEEENETELETKENYTNESSHINQISQKPGTEPEEIEEKPKENEKKISKLNIPQKLALDTSFMKLSARPSGNQTNLEDSLEKVRKNNPDVKELNLNNIENVPKEMLIDFVNAMKKNKNIKTFSLANVGADDNVAFALANMLRENRSITTLNIDSNFISGKGIVAIMRCLQYNETLTELRFHNQRGLLGHQAEMEIARLLKANNTLLKMGYHFELPGPRMVVTNLLSRNLDKQRQKRQEGQRQQQMKEQKELIAMLENGLGLPPGMWEMLGVPLPQLRMQEPPQAPKPSVPAAVSLSKRQENTRPPAPEQPCREKPVSFKVVKLKKTQRKPAVPEYVEPAEKTNLKDVIKTLKPIPRRRPPPLVEITPRDQLLNDIRQSNVAYLKPVPLPKQLE from the exons atgAACATGTCTGAACTTGGCCAAAACTCCGATGAAGACGTGTGTCCCGAGGACATTGATGAAGATGAAATCCTGGCTAACCTGTCCCCCgaggagctgaaggagctgcagagcgAGATGGAAGTCATGGCCCCAGACCCTGAAATCCCGACTGGGATGATACAGAGGGATCAGACAGAGAAACCCCCCACGGGGAGCTTCGACCACAGGTCCCTGGTTGACTACCTGTACTGGCAGAAGGCATCCAGACGCATGCTCGAGGATGAGAGAGTTCCTGTCACCCTCTTGCCCTCTGAG AGAAGTGCTGCGGAGGAGATGGAAGGAgaggctggcagcagtggcGAGGTGGCTGGAGGGAGGATGCCAGgaacagagggaaaagagagacaTTACCAAAATGAGCACGTGTCTGAGTCAAGAGCACAACCTGGGGACACAAAGAAAGATAGAAGTGATAAGGAGAGAGTGGTGGAGGAGGATGAGAAAGaagaagcagaggaggaagaggaagatgatgaagaggaagaagaagaagaaaatgagactgAATTGGAAACAAAGGAGAATTACACCAATGAGAGCAGTCACATCAACCAGATAAGTCAGAAGCCAGGTACAGAACCAGAAGAAATCGAAGAAAAGcctaaggaaaatgaaaagaaaatatcaaaattgaACATCCCCCAGAAGTTAGCGCTGGATACCAGCTTCATGAAGCTAAGTGCCAGGCCCTCAGGAAATCAAACCAATTTAGAAGACAGTTTGGAGAAAGTCCGAAAAAACAACCCAGACGTGAAGGAGCTCAACCTAAACAACATAGAAAACGTCCCCAAGGAAATGCTGATAGATTTTGTCAACGCCATGAAAAAGAATAAGAACATAAAAACGTTCAGCTTGGCCAATGTGGGGGCCGATGACAACGTGGCGTTCGCGCTGGCCAACATGCTGAGGGAGAACAGGAGCATCACCACCTTGAACATTGATTCCAACTTCATCTCTGGCAAAGGCATCGTGGCCATCATGCGCTGCCTGCAGTACAACGAGACGCTGACGGAGCTCCGCTTCCACAACCAGAGGGGCCTGCTGGGCCACCAGGCAGAGATGGAGATTGCCAGGCTGCTGAAAGCCAACAACACCCTCCTCAAAATGGGGTATCACTTTGAGCTGCCGGGGCCTAGGATGGTGGTGACCAATCTGCTCAGCAGGAACCTGGACAAGCAGAGGCAAAAGAGGCAAGAGggacaaaggcagcagcagatgaaagagcagaaagagTTGATAGCGATGCTGGAGAACGGACTTGGGTTGCCTCCTGGGAtgtgggaaatgctgggagtaccactgccccagctgaggatgCAGGAGCCACCACAAGCCCCTAaaccctctgtccctgcagctgtgtcACTGAGCAAAAGGCAGGAGAACACAAGGCCACCAGCACCCGAGCAGCCGTGCAGAGAGAAACCCGTCAGCTTCAAAGTGGTCAAGCTGAAGAAGACTCAGCGCAAACCCGCCGTGCCAGAGTACGTGGAGCCTGCTGAGAAAACCAACCTCAAAGACGTCATCAAAACACTTAAACCAATTCCCAGGAGAAGACCCCCTCCCCTGGTAGAAATAACCCCGAGAGATCAGCTCCTCAACGACATCCGCCAGAGCAATGTCGCTTATCTCAAGCCG GTGCCGTTGCCAAAGCAGCTGGAGTGA